GGGTGTGGAATCGAGAAGCCTCATCTCAACCCGGAGGCTCTCGCTTAGGATCGGCTCGTATTCATCGACGAAAAGCGCCGGATCGGTCACGAGGAACGAAAGAGTGGGCTCGTCGACCGACTGGAGCCATGCGAACGCCGAACCCTCCTTTGAGGGGATCAAGAGAAAGCGCTTGAGGGCGTCGAAGCCGATCAGGCCTTGCTCGAACTGGATCACGTCTGCATCGGCGAATTCGACGTCGCCGAACCGGGTACCTGGGAGTAAGGGCATAGTTGTTCTAACCTTGGATGAAGTCAATGAGACTCAGCCCAAATCCCTGGCTGACGGTGGCGAGGGCGGCATGATATGCCGTCTCCGCGACCCTGAGTTTCACCACCGCATCCGTCATGTCCACCTCTTCGATGTCCGCTGAACGTGCGGTGAGTTCGTCGATCCTTCGAGTGTGTTCCACCTTCAGATTCGAGATCGTGTTGAGCCTTGAGCCCACCACGCCTCGCAACTGAGCGATGGAATCGAGTTGATTCTGCAGTTCGGGAATGTCTTGGCCGCTGAGCGCTCCCAGATTCCCGCCCTGCAAATTG
The genomic region above belongs to Candidatus Nitrosymbiomonas proteolyticus and contains:
- a CDS encoding flagellar assembly protein FliW, producing the protein MPLLPGTRFGDVEFADADVIQFEQGLIGFDALKRFLLIPSKEGSAFAWLQSVDEPTLSFLVTDPALFVDEYEPILSESLRVEMRLLDSTPRLLLTTVSIPHGRPEQTSLNLAGPILINVQERIGRQFVVENEAYTIKYRVFSDREIEERPAA